A region from the Nesterenkonia lacusekhoensis genome encodes:
- a CDS encoding SdpI family protein encodes MDYALIIASVVSLHAAVIMLAVCFAAGGGMERNNTVGIRIWSTMSSQRAWTAGHRAAVPWCWASVVISVVFLIVAVVLHRDEERLSSSLQHAVMWPAVGAVVLVLLVAGWACDRAAKRALVLEHLGEEHGGDDRS; translated from the coding sequence ATGGACTACGCCCTGATCATCGCGTCTGTCGTGTCTCTTCATGCCGCTGTGATCATGTTGGCGGTGTGCTTTGCCGCTGGCGGCGGGATGGAGCGCAACAACACCGTGGGCATCCGCATCTGGTCGACTATGTCTTCGCAACGCGCCTGGACAGCGGGCCACCGAGCGGCAGTGCCCTGGTGCTGGGCCAGCGTCGTGATCTCCGTAGTGTTCCTCATCGTCGCCGTGGTGCTCCACCGCGATGAAGAACGCCTGAGCAGCAGTCTCCAGCATGCCGTGATGTGGCCCGCGGTCGGCGCGGTGGTCCTGGTCCTGCTCGTGGCGGGGTGGGCCTGTGATCGGGCGGCCAAGCGCGCCTTGGTCCTCGAACATCTGGGGGAGGAGCACGGAGGCGACGACCGCAGCTGA
- the rmuC gene encoding DNA recombination protein RmuC, producing the protein MDSMSLLVGLLAGIILGSVLSLVLLRRLNAGSSEDAGRTAEVMQERDELRTALDSAQERLGVVSQELAAAQGRLQEMERQRAEDAAESRERESLVEMLHPVRQGVTEMQRRIQELETERAAQQSKLSEQLQTAAQSDQKIIESTQALLGSLHSTTARGHWGEIQLRRIVEASGMLAHVDYTEQHSVTDADGAALRPDMVVHLPGQRHLIIDAKAPLDASDAGAQAKALRQHINALSAKSYADAVEHSADVIFCFLPAESLLSAALEADHTLLDYALGRGVTLVSPASLLASLKAVETAWRQERLANNMNEIITHSRELYRRLEKMSEHLERTGDRLRQAVQAYNGLLGNIERQVMPKVESISRLQLSGQDEQAPDSPTALDELGETLRVKQVEAEVNHPGPRLSAEQSAETDRLI; encoded by the coding sequence ATGGATTCGATGTCACTGCTGGTCGGCCTGCTGGCCGGAATCATCCTGGGCTCCGTGCTGAGCCTGGTCCTGCTGCGCCGCCTCAACGCGGGGAGCTCCGAGGACGCCGGTCGCACTGCTGAAGTGATGCAGGAGCGCGACGAGCTGCGTACTGCTTTGGACTCCGCCCAGGAGAGGCTCGGAGTGGTGAGTCAGGAGCTCGCCGCGGCCCAGGGCAGACTCCAGGAGATGGAGCGGCAGCGGGCTGAGGATGCCGCTGAATCGCGGGAGCGGGAGTCGCTGGTGGAGATGCTGCACCCTGTGCGCCAGGGCGTGACCGAGATGCAGCGCCGCATCCAGGAGCTGGAGACCGAGCGCGCCGCCCAGCAGTCCAAGCTCAGTGAGCAGCTGCAGACCGCAGCACAGTCGGACCAGAAGATCATCGAATCCACCCAGGCCCTGCTGGGGAGCCTGCACTCCACCACAGCCCGCGGCCACTGGGGCGAGATCCAGCTGCGCAGGATCGTGGAAGCCTCCGGCATGCTCGCCCATGTGGACTACACCGAGCAGCACTCAGTCACCGACGCCGACGGCGCCGCCCTGCGCCCGGATATGGTGGTCCATCTGCCGGGCCAGCGGCACCTGATCATCGATGCCAAAGCGCCTCTGGACGCCTCCGACGCGGGTGCACAGGCCAAGGCGCTGCGACAGCACATCAACGCTCTGTCCGCGAAGAGCTACGCCGACGCCGTGGAACACTCGGCCGACGTCATCTTCTGCTTCCTGCCCGCCGAATCCCTGCTCTCAGCAGCACTGGAGGCCGACCATACGCTGCTGGACTATGCCCTGGGCCGCGGAGTCACCTTGGTCTCCCCCGCCTCCCTGCTGGCCAGCCTGAAAGCAGTGGAGACGGCCTGGCGTCAGGAGCGGCTGGCCAACAACATGAACGAGATCATCACCCACTCCCGTGAGCTCTACCGCCGGCTGGAGAAGATGAGCGAGCACCTCGAACGCACCGGAGACCGGCTGCGCCAGGCCGTCCAGGCCTATAACGGGCTGCTGGGCAACATCGAACGCCAGGTCATGCCGAAGGTGGAGAGCATCAGCCGCCTTCAGCTCAGCGGCCAGGACGAGCAGGCTCCCGATTCGCCGACTGCCCTGGACGAGCTCGGCGAGACCCTGCGGGTCAAACAGGTGGAGGCCGAGGTGAACCACCCCGGCCCCCGCCTGTCGGCTGAGCAGTCCGCTGAGACGGACCGCCTGATCTAG
- a CDS encoding response regulator transcription factor: protein MTTRPDTGSPIRLLLADDQDLVRGGLSALLDLEPDLEVVAEVGRGDQLLDAVRDHRPQVALVDIEMPGGPDTADGIDAVRQVVEARLEVRCLIVTTFGRPGYLRRAMDAGAAGFVVKDTPADQLAQMVRRVAAGQRVVDPALAADSLAGAANPLTTREQEVLRAAATGGAVRSVAAALSLSHGTVRNHLSSAIGKTQAQNRHDAVRVARAQGWI, encoded by the coding sequence ATGACCACTCGTCCAGACACCGGCTCTCCCATCCGTCTGCTGCTCGCCGATGACCAGGACCTGGTCCGCGGAGGGCTCTCGGCGCTGCTGGATCTGGAGCCCGATCTGGAGGTGGTGGCAGAGGTCGGGCGAGGGGATCAGCTTCTCGACGCCGTCCGGGACCACCGGCCCCAGGTCGCCCTGGTCGACATCGAGATGCCCGGCGGCCCCGATACAGCCGACGGGATCGACGCCGTGCGGCAGGTGGTGGAGGCCCGGTTGGAGGTGCGCTGCCTGATCGTGACCACCTTCGGCCGTCCCGGCTACCTGCGCCGCGCCATGGACGCCGGGGCTGCCGGGTTCGTGGTCAAAGACACCCCGGCGGATCAGCTGGCGCAGATGGTCCGCAGGGTCGCCGCAGGTCAGCGCGTGGTGGACCCGGCTCTGGCGGCAGATTCCTTAGCCGGGGCCGCCAACCCGCTCACCACCCGAGAGCAGGAGGTGCTGCGGGCCGCGGCAACGGGCGGAGCCGTCCGCTCCGTCGCCGCTGCGCTGTCGCTCTCCCACGGGACGGTGCGCAATCATCTCTCCTCGGCCATCGGCAAGACCCAGGCGCAGAACCGGCACGACGCCGTCCGGGTCGCCCGGGCCCAGGGATGGATCTGA
- a CDS encoding PadR family transcriptional regulator: MDVYQEWPAEWLRGVLELCVLRAVADGPTYGYEISARLEQGGLGKVRGGTLYPLLKRFEAKGWVDVEWRPGEGGPGRKYYVLTAAGSQRLEQMSTLWAEFTATTAGLLQEAEAEQAGVENDEESQT; this comes from the coding sequence ATGGATGTTTACCAGGAGTGGCCGGCCGAGTGGCTGCGCGGAGTCCTCGAACTCTGCGTGCTGCGAGCGGTCGCCGATGGCCCGACCTATGGCTATGAGATCTCCGCCCGCCTGGAGCAGGGCGGTCTGGGCAAGGTCAGAGGCGGCACTCTCTATCCCCTGTTGAAGCGGTTCGAGGCCAAGGGCTGGGTGGACGTCGAATGGCGGCCGGGTGAGGGCGGACCCGGCCGGAAGTACTACGTGCTGACTGCTGCGGGCAGCCAGAGGCTGGAACAGATGAGCACCCTGTGGGCGGAGTTCACCGCGACCACGGCGGGACTGCTGCAGGAGGCAGAAGCTGAACAGGCCGGTGTCGAGAATGATGAGGAGTCGCAGACATGA
- a CDS encoding histidine phosphatase family protein yields MIRVLLVRHGETEWNKGHRLQGHSDISLAESGEKQAGITGAFVRAQNPRQAHVSSLVRTQQTFEQFGLDLQPHIWDDLREQNLGEWEGAYATDIRDGFPEEFQGWRAGTYTPAGGESYEALVSRMKSAFFDIVRATAEIEPTPSADLSFDLRTTMAVSHGAALRVLFEGLGLIDRAQFIPLTPASVTVIDIPLHHGPVSSSLPQGGLEDESGDEAERRRIAALTDAEIEDLCRLRLINLSPELLNPAATETPAI; encoded by the coding sequence ATGATTCGGGTTCTGCTGGTGCGCCATGGCGAGACCGAGTGGAATAAGGGCCACCGGCTGCAGGGGCACTCGGACATCTCACTGGCCGAATCCGGGGAGAAGCAGGCGGGCATCACCGGCGCCTTCGTCCGTGCCCAGAACCCGCGGCAGGCTCATGTGTCCTCGCTGGTGCGGACGCAGCAGACCTTCGAGCAGTTCGGGCTGGACCTGCAGCCGCACATCTGGGATGACCTGCGCGAGCAGAACCTGGGGGAGTGGGAAGGCGCCTACGCCACAGACATCCGCGACGGCTTCCCCGAGGAGTTCCAGGGCTGGCGTGCGGGGACCTACACTCCGGCCGGAGGGGAGTCCTATGAGGCGCTGGTCTCCCGGATGAAGTCCGCCTTCTTCGACATCGTCCGGGCCACTGCCGAGATCGAGCCCACGCCCTCAGCCGACCTGAGCTTCGACCTGCGCACCACGATGGCGGTCTCCCACGGGGCTGCTCTGCGCGTGCTCTTCGAAGGGCTGGGGCTCATCGACCGGGCGCAGTTCATCCCGCTGACCCCCGCCTCAGTCACCGTGATCGACATTCCGCTGCACCACGGCCCCGTCTCCAGCTCCCTGCCGCAGGGCGGCCTGGAGGACGAATCCGGTGATGAGGCCGAGCGTCGTCGGATCGCTGCGCTCACCGATGCCGAGATTGAGGACCTCTGCCGGCTGCGCCTGATCAACCTCTCCCCGGAGCTGCTCAACCCCGCCGCCACGGAGACCCCCGCGATCTGA
- a CDS encoding BCCT family transporter: MADEQPQSRSKITDEARRKSRQAGRTLRALDYRRPDYPHDIHPALVPGIGIDEQRRRYSIDKFVLAVAGLLTVGFVIWGLAAPAQVASVADQAFTWVTYNISWLFNITAAVILVVMLVLAFSSYGQIPLGKDDEDPEFSTFAWISMLFAAGLGIGVLFFGPSEPLDYYTSPPPMTHEAETTEALHYSLGQTFYHWGFHAWAIYALVGGAVAYAAYRRGRVLLMSSIFRTLFGKRHSEGFAGQMVDIFAIIATLFGTAATVGIAAMQVQQGVTIVSGWSDTGNTLLIVIIAVLTIGFILSAVSGVSRGIRYLSNINIVMTLGVVGLVFIAGPTLFLANLLPSGLVAYLGNMFDMMSRSASWGEDTQEFQSWWTVYYWAWWISWSPFVGIFIARISRGRTIRQFILGVITIPTLLLVLSYGVLGGTAMWMRSEGAPGFENGEDGVLALAPPEVFYTVIDNLPWLSDWVPAVSIVVLLVFAITALDSASTVMGMLSSRGSQNPRPTVVVFWGLVMTGIALVMLLLGDEMALEGLQQLVIITAVPFAIVILLIILAWFRELQTDPRAIRLRYADRAMRNAVIDGVNRYGDDFALEVGPTDPGQGAGAIIDSVHADYTEWYRRTDENGDPVGYNYETGEWADGYDPETGEITTVPAAEEALDADQTGADQSSTEQSSTEQPDADQPRA, translated from the coding sequence ATGGCTGATGAACAGCCGCAGTCCCGCAGCAAGATCACTGACGAGGCCCGGAGGAAGAGTCGACAGGCCGGACGCACGCTCCGCGCCCTGGACTACCGCCGGCCCGACTACCCACACGACATCCACCCGGCGCTGGTGCCGGGCATCGGCATCGACGAGCAGCGCCGCCGCTACAGCATCGACAAGTTCGTGCTCGCTGTGGCCGGCCTGCTGACCGTCGGATTCGTCATCTGGGGCCTTGCCGCCCCCGCCCAGGTGGCCTCCGTGGCCGATCAGGCCTTCACCTGGGTGACCTACAACATCTCCTGGCTGTTCAACATCACCGCGGCGGTGATCCTGGTGGTCATGCTGGTTCTGGCCTTCTCCTCCTACGGCCAGATCCCCTTGGGCAAAGATGACGAGGACCCTGAGTTCTCCACCTTCGCCTGGATCTCCATGCTCTTCGCCGCAGGCCTGGGCATCGGAGTGCTGTTCTTCGGCCCCTCCGAGCCGTTGGACTATTACACCTCCCCGCCGCCGATGACCCATGAGGCGGAGACCACTGAGGCGCTGCACTATTCGTTGGGCCAGACCTTCTACCACTGGGGCTTCCACGCCTGGGCGATCTACGCGCTGGTGGGCGGGGCAGTGGCCTATGCGGCCTACCGCCGCGGCCGCGTGCTGCTGATGTCCTCGATCTTCCGGACCCTGTTCGGCAAGCGCCATTCCGAGGGCTTCGCCGGCCAGATGGTGGACATCTTCGCGATCATCGCCACGCTCTTCGGCACCGCCGCGACCGTGGGCATCGCCGCCATGCAGGTCCAACAGGGCGTGACGATCGTCTCGGGCTGGAGCGACACCGGCAACACCCTGCTGATCGTGATCATCGCGGTGCTGACCATCGGCTTCATCCTCTCAGCGGTCTCCGGCGTCTCCCGTGGCATCCGCTACCTGTCCAACATCAACATCGTCATGACCCTGGGTGTGGTGGGACTGGTGTTCATCGCCGGGCCCACCCTGTTCCTGGCCAACCTGCTGCCCTCGGGCCTGGTGGCCTACCTGGGCAACATGTTCGACATGATGAGCCGCTCGGCCTCCTGGGGTGAGGACACCCAGGAGTTCCAGTCCTGGTGGACCGTCTACTACTGGGCCTGGTGGATCTCCTGGTCCCCGTTCGTGGGAATCTTCATCGCCCGCATCTCCCGCGGCCGGACCATCCGCCAGTTCATCCTGGGCGTGATCACCATCCCGACCCTGCTGCTGGTGCTCTCCTACGGCGTGCTGGGCGGAACAGCCATGTGGATGCGCAGCGAGGGTGCACCCGGCTTCGAGAACGGCGAGGACGGCGTCCTGGCTCTGGCCCCGCCGGAGGTCTTCTACACCGTCATCGACAACCTGCCGTGGCTCTCCGACTGGGTGCCCGCGGTCAGCATCGTGGTCCTGCTGGTCTTCGCGATCACCGCACTGGACTCGGCCTCCACGGTCATGGGCATGCTCTCCTCGCGCGGCAGCCAGAACCCCCGTCCCACGGTGGTGGTCTTCTGGGGCCTGGTGATGACCGGCATCGCGCTGGTCATGCTGCTGCTGGGCGATGAGATGGCGCTGGAGGGTCTCCAGCAGCTGGTGATCATCACCGCGGTGCCCTTCGCGATCGTCATCCTGCTGATCATCCTGGCCTGGTTCCGCGAGCTGCAGACCGACCCGCGAGCCATCCGTCTGCGCTATGCGGACCGTGCGATGCGCAATGCCGTCATCGACGGGGTGAATCGCTACGGCGATGACTTCGCCCTCGAAGTCGGGCCCACTGATCCGGGCCAAGGCGCCGGAGCGATCATCGACTCGGTGCACGCGGACTACACCGAGTGGTACCGGCGCACCGATGAGAACGGCGACCCGGTCGGCTACAACTATGAGACCGGGGAGTGGGCCGACGGCTACGACCCGGAGACCGGCGAGATCACCACAGTGCCCGCCGCGGAGGAGGCGCTCGACGCTGACCAGACCGGTGCGGACCAGTCCAGTACCGAGCAGTCCAGCACTGAGCAGCCCGACGCCGACCAACCCAGGGCCTGA
- a CDS encoding sensor histidine kinase, with product MTTPTPTPPAREEPPAPEVGFAPAAGLASGQRAAEHGREQVAGFVYASIWLVFLAVPIIAAFTTDTAWWERLLVCAATAIFGVVYCCGAWAWFTTEESAPSSRALLVLLVVLGAIAAATIPLIGTFALAYTAYLAALVIFTRPPLVGVPVGVLLWAVPSVIGLLLTETASLWVAGGPGIGMLFIVALRIAEYYETKGRLHSEQLRAAEERSSIARDVHDVLGHSLTVLHVKAQLARRMMESDPERARAELDQIESLSRQALGEVRSTVTRLRAPELPGELEVSRTTLESAGISARITDGLGEASPAPAALAWALREGVTNVVRHSEANRCEIEISPRHLRIADDGTGIGARAEGNGLRGLRERAAAEGANVVVGRAYPELEGTGPERPGTLLEVSIR from the coding sequence ATGACGACGCCGACGCCGACGCCGCCCGCTCGGGAGGAGCCGCCCGCCCCTGAGGTGGGGTTCGCCCCTGCGGCGGGGCTCGCCTCCGGCCAGCGCGCCGCTGAGCACGGGCGGGAACAGGTGGCCGGCTTCGTCTATGCCTCGATCTGGCTGGTCTTCCTGGCGGTTCCGATCATCGCAGCCTTCACCACCGACACCGCCTGGTGGGAGCGCCTGCTGGTCTGTGCCGCCACGGCGATCTTCGGTGTGGTCTACTGCTGCGGCGCCTGGGCCTGGTTCACCACGGAGGAGAGCGCTCCCAGCAGCCGTGCGCTGCTGGTCCTGCTGGTGGTCCTCGGAGCGATCGCCGCGGCCACGATTCCGCTCATCGGCACCTTCGCACTGGCCTACACCGCGTACCTGGCCGCTCTGGTGATCTTCACGCGCCCGCCGCTGGTGGGCGTTCCCGTCGGAGTGCTGCTCTGGGCTGTCCCCAGCGTCATCGGACTGCTGCTCACCGAGACGGCCTCTCTGTGGGTGGCCGGAGGCCCCGGGATCGGCATGCTGTTCATCGTGGCCCTGCGGATCGCTGAATACTATGAGACCAAGGGGAGGCTGCACTCCGAGCAGCTGCGTGCCGCCGAGGAGCGCAGCAGCATCGCTCGTGACGTCCACGACGTGCTGGGCCATTCGCTCACCGTGCTGCATGTGAAGGCACAGCTGGCCCGGCGCATGATGGAGTCGGACCCAGAGCGCGCCCGGGCCGAGCTGGACCAGATCGAATCCCTCTCCCGCCAGGCCCTGGGCGAGGTCCGCTCCACGGTCACCCGGCTGCGCGCGCCGGAGCTGCCCGGTGAGCTGGAGGTCTCGCGCACCACCTTGGAATCGGCCGGGATCTCCGCCCGGATCACTGATGGTCTGGGGGAGGCGAGCCCCGCTCCTGCAGCCCTGGCCTGGGCGCTGCGCGAAGGGGTCACCAATGTGGTCCGGCATTCTGAGGCCAACCGATGTGAGATCGAGATCAGCCCGCGGCATCTGCGCATCGCCGACGACGGCACCGGCATCGGAGCCCGAGCGGAGGGCAACGGACTGCGCGGCCTGCGGGAGCGTGCGGCCGCTGAGGGGGCGAACGTCGTCGTCGGGCGTGCCTATCCTGAGCTGGAGGGTACGGGCCCCGAGCGTCCCGGCACGCTGCTGGAGGTGAGCATCCGATGA
- a CDS encoding SLC13 family permease, giving the protein MPPRSRVTGDHLKKYDPQEQSAAESQDLSAGARAEAPERTALLRRLIGLSGGVLAALLIYFVMPADMEVWPRLTAATAVLMAVWWMTEAIPIPATALIPLVIFPVLVPAGDFGSGDEAAGGVSFDDVGASYGNNIIFLFMGGFMLALAMQRWNLHRRIALLTLSVMGSKPVNLIAGFMIATGFLSMWVSNTATAVMMLPIGISVLMLVQRIRRGEEPGSVGESGDDQADAEEKKEAIRSNFGTALMLGIAYAASVGSVSTIIGTPPNALLAGHMSENHDMTIGFGHWMLVGVPIAVVLLVAVWLLLTRVLFRPEIDEIPGGSDLMRAELQKLGPMSAGEIRVLIIFVLAAVSWVTIPLISTYLMGMDDPFISDAGIAMVVGLLLFLLPGGAKPGVRLLDWEYAAKLPWGVLLLFGGGLALSGQFGASGLSDWLGTQMEGLAGIPAWVLVLIAAGGVLFLTEMTSNTATAATFLPVASGVAMGTGVDPLVLAAPVALAATCAFMLPVATPPNAIAYGSGYVTIGQMVRGGFWLNILSLVTITLVSMTVLVWVFGLTT; this is encoded by the coding sequence ATGCCTCCACGTTCCCGGGTGACCGGTGACCACCTGAAGAAATATGACCCCCAGGAGCAGTCCGCCGCAGAGTCCCAGGACCTCTCCGCCGGTGCCCGCGCGGAAGCGCCTGAGCGGACTGCGCTCCTGCGCCGGCTGATCGGGCTCTCCGGCGGTGTGCTCGCCGCCCTGCTGATCTACTTCGTGATGCCTGCGGATATGGAGGTCTGGCCGCGGCTGACCGCAGCCACCGCGGTGCTGATGGCGGTCTGGTGGATGACCGAGGCGATCCCGATCCCGGCCACGGCCCTGATCCCGCTGGTCATCTTCCCGGTGCTGGTCCCTGCGGGCGACTTCGGCAGCGGGGACGAGGCCGCCGGCGGGGTGAGCTTCGACGACGTCGGGGCCAGCTACGGCAACAACATCATCTTCCTGTTCATGGGTGGGTTCATGCTGGCCCTGGCGATGCAGCGGTGGAATCTGCACCGCCGCATCGCTCTGCTGACGCTCTCGGTGATGGGCTCCAAACCGGTGAACCTGATCGCCGGGTTCATGATCGCCACCGGCTTCCTGTCTATGTGGGTCTCGAACACTGCCACAGCGGTCATGATGCTGCCGATCGGCATCTCGGTGCTGATGCTGGTCCAGAGGATCCGCCGGGGCGAGGAGCCCGGCTCGGTGGGCGAGTCCGGCGATGATCAGGCGGACGCGGAGGAGAAGAAGGAAGCCATCCGGTCCAACTTCGGCACGGCGCTCATGCTCGGCATCGCCTATGCGGCCTCAGTGGGGTCGGTCTCCACGATCATCGGCACTCCGCCCAACGCTCTGCTGGCCGGACATATGAGCGAGAACCACGATATGACCATCGGCTTCGGCCACTGGATGTTGGTGGGGGTCCCGATCGCGGTGGTCCTGCTGGTGGCTGTCTGGCTGCTGCTGACCCGTGTGCTCTTCCGTCCCGAGATCGATGAGATCCCCGGCGGTTCGGACCTGATGCGTGCGGAGCTGCAGAAGCTCGGTCCGATGAGTGCCGGCGAGATCCGCGTGCTGATCATCTTTGTGCTGGCGGCGGTCTCGTGGGTGACCATTCCGCTGATCTCGACCTACCTGATGGGTATGGACGACCCGTTCATCTCCGATGCCGGCATCGCCATGGTGGTGGGCCTGCTGCTGTTCCTGCTGCCCGGTGGGGCCAAGCCCGGTGTGCGGCTGCTGGACTGGGAGTATGCGGCCAAGCTGCCCTGGGGCGTGCTGCTGCTCTTCGGAGGCGGCCTGGCGCTCTCCGGTCAGTTCGGTGCTTCGGGGCTCTCCGACTGGCTGGGCACACAGATGGAGGGACTGGCCGGCATCCCGGCGTGGGTCCTGGTGCTCATCGCCGCCGGCGGCGTCCTGTTCCTGACCGAGATGACCTCGAACACGGCGACGGCGGCCACCTTCCTGCCCGTGGCCTCCGGCGTGGCGATGGGAACCGGCGTGGACCCCCTGGTGTTGGCGGCTCCGGTGGCTCTTGCCGCCACCTGTGCCTTCATGCTTCCGGTGGCCACACCGCCCAATGCCATCGCGTACGGGTCCGGCTACGTCACCATCGGTCAGATGGTCCGGGGCGGTTTCTGGCTGAACATCCTCTCCCTGGTGACCATCACGCTGGTCAGCATGACGGTGCTGGTCTGGGTCTTCGGACTGACGACATGA
- a CDS encoding ABC transporter permease, giving the protein MSLSTYILMDFWRNLRNVGNSFFIIVLPTVLFLIFGVSTDWSEFPLPSGHANVSAHTLVGIAVYGAATATTSLAGAAAVEIQQGWGRQLALTGMPHGLFIAAKSVISLAMATLPVVLINVVGYFTATEMDTGRWLATAALTVIASLPFALYGLAAGLAFRSDAAVGAASGMLVVLGFLGNSFFPLEGVLLDIGRFTPMYGVTALARYPISDGEILSAGEGTLGTDPLWGILLNIAAWSTVLAVACFALRSRSTARS; this is encoded by the coding sequence ATGAGCCTGAGCACCTATATCCTCATGGACTTCTGGAGGAATCTCCGGAACGTCGGCAACTCCTTCTTCATCATCGTGCTGCCCACTGTGCTGTTCCTGATCTTCGGGGTCAGCACCGACTGGAGCGAGTTCCCGCTGCCCTCGGGTCACGCCAATGTCAGTGCCCACACCCTGGTGGGGATCGCCGTCTACGGTGCGGCCACCGCCACCACGTCGTTGGCCGGCGCCGCCGCCGTGGAGATCCAGCAGGGCTGGGGGCGCCAGCTCGCTCTGACCGGGATGCCGCATGGACTGTTCATCGCCGCCAAGTCAGTGATCTCCCTGGCTATGGCCACTCTGCCGGTGGTGCTGATCAACGTGGTCGGCTATTTCACCGCCACAGAGATGGACACCGGACGGTGGCTCGCGACGGCGGCTCTGACGGTGATCGCCTCCCTGCCCTTTGCTCTCTATGGATTGGCCGCAGGCCTGGCGTTCCGGTCCGATGCCGCCGTCGGCGCTGCCTCCGGAATGCTGGTGGTCTTGGGCTTCCTGGGCAACAGCTTCTTCCCGCTGGAGGGCGTCCTGTTGGACATCGGGCGCTTCACTCCGATGTACGGGGTGACCGCCCTGGCGCGCTATCCCATCAGTGACGGAGAGATCCTGTCTGCCGGGGAGGGCACCCTGGGCACCGACCCGCTCTGGGGCATCCTGCTGAACATCGCGGCCTGGAGCACAGTGCTGGCCGTGGCCTGCTTCGCTCTGCGCAGCCGCAGCACCGCGCGCAGCTGA
- a CDS encoding ABC transporter ATP-binding protein — MSTAQEPIVGIRDLRRSYPDGAGGTFDAVDGVSLDFVAGEVTAVLGPNGAGKTTLMDMILGLNAPSSGEISVFGGAPRQAVRAGRVGALLQTGGLLPDLTVKETVQIIAALHRHSLPVTEAMETAGIAQIADRRVGKCSGGQQQRLRFALALLPRPDLMILDEPTAGMDPSARHEFWDRMRRQADSGTTVLFATHYLEEAEQFARRTVLMHQGRVIADGPTAEVQQRAGAAHVTVTWAASSADLGALPHVISHTVQGSRITFRTDDADSLARHLLTATPAAHLSVRPASLEEAFMLLTGEQDSGGEQNSSRQDSPSQQGTGRQAAPRRTAR, encoded by the coding sequence ATGAGCACAGCACAGGAACCCATCGTCGGGATCCGTGATCTCCGGCGCAGCTATCCCGACGGCGCCGGCGGCACCTTCGACGCCGTGGACGGTGTCAGCCTGGACTTCGTCGCAGGCGAGGTCACCGCAGTCCTGGGCCCCAACGGCGCAGGCAAGACCACCCTCATGGACATGATCCTGGGACTCAACGCCCCCAGCAGCGGTGAGATCAGCGTCTTCGGCGGCGCCCCGCGCCAGGCTGTCCGTGCCGGGCGCGTCGGGGCGCTGCTGCAGACCGGTGGCCTTCTGCCCGATCTCACCGTCAAGGAGACCGTCCAGATCATCGCCGCCCTGCACCGGCACTCGCTTCCGGTGACCGAGGCCATGGAGACCGCGGGCATCGCCCAGATCGCCGACCGCCGAGTGGGGAAGTGCTCCGGCGGCCAGCAGCAGCGGCTGCGCTTCGCCCTGGCGCTGCTGCCCCGCCCGGATCTGATGATCCTCGATGAGCCGACTGCCGGGATGGACCCCAGCGCCCGCCACGAGTTCTGGGACAGGATGCGCCGCCAGGCCGACTCCGGGACCACCGTTCTCTTCGCCACCCACTACTTGGAGGAGGCCGAGCAGTTCGCTCGCCGCACTGTGCTGATGCATCAGGGTCGGGTCATCGCCGACGGGCCCACCGCTGAGGTCCAGCAGCGGGCCGGCGCCGCCCACGTGACGGTGACCTGGGCGGCGTCGTCGGCAGATCTGGGAGCTCTTCCGCATGTCATCTCTCACACGGTGCAGGGCAGCCGCATCACCTTCCGCACCGACGACGCCGACTCCCTGGCCCGCCATCTGCTCACCGCGACGCCGGCGGCTCATCTGAGCGTGCGCCCGGCCAGCCTGGAGGAGGCCTTCATGCTGCTGACCGGCGAACAGGACAGCGGCGGCGAGCAGAACAGTTCACGCCAGGACAGCCCCAGCCAGCAGGGCACCGGCCGACAGGCCGCCCCGAGGAGGACAGCCCGATGA